The DNA sequence CTTAGGAATGTCTCCGTCAGTAGCATTCCCTATAATGATGGGGTCTTGTGCTTTATTAATGCCAACAGCAAGTGTTAAATTTATAAAAGAAGAAACATACGCAAAGAAAACTTCTTTATGGATAGCAATAGGTGGAATTATAGGGGTAATTATAGCTGCAAGCTTTGTTAGTTCAATGCCTATGGATATACTAAGATGGGTAGTAATAGTTGTTATAGCATACACTTCAGTTACTATGTTAAAAAAAGCATTTACAGCAAGTAAAGCTTAGATAATTTGATAAAGATTAGAATATGCCGTATTTTACATTGAAAATACGGTATATTTTTATTTTTTGCCAATCTAAACTCATTTAATAATTCTAAATTTTATTAAACCTGTAATAAAAATAAGTTGATGTAAATATATTTATTATATAGGTTCAAGATAAAAAAATGGAATTAACAATTTTGGGGGGAAGAATATGATGAATTTAAAGGAAGATACGAACATAGTAAATTTAAGAGGAGAACTTGGAGAAGAATTAGCTTTTAGCCATGAAATATTCGGAGAAAAGTTTTACAGTGCGAAAATAAAAATTCATAGACTAAGTGATACATATGATATTTTACCTATAACTATATCTGAAAGGCTATTACAAGAAATTGATTTAAATAAAAATAACTTAGTTGACGTTGTTGGTCAATTAAGATCATATAATAAAAATATAGATAATAGAAATAAACTTGTATTAACTGTTTTTGCTAGAGAGTTAAATTTAGTTAAAGAAGAGGCTAAAGACCCAAATAGTATTTTCTTAGACGGGTATATATGTAAAGATCCTATATATAGAAAAACTCCTTTAGGGAGAGAAATAACTGATTTATTAGTTGCTATAAATAGACCTTACAATAAATCTGATTACATACCATCAATTGTATGGGGAAGAAATGCGAAATTTGCAAAAAATTTAGAAGTAGGGGATAGGATTCAAATGTGGGGTAGAGTTC is a window from the Paraclostridium sordellii genome containing:
- a CDS encoding single-stranded DNA-binding protein; the encoded protein is MMNLKEDTNIVNLRGELGEELAFSHEIFGEKFYSAKIKIHRLSDTYDILPITISERLLQEIDLNKNNLVDVVGQLRSYNKNIDNRNKLVLTVFARELNLVKEEAKDPNSIFLDGYICKDPIYRKTPLGREITDLLVAINRPYNKSDYIPSIVWGRNAKFAKNLEVGDRIQMWGRVQSRDYEKKLEDGTIEKRVAYEVSISKIKKLDENNIN